The following proteins are encoded in a genomic region of Arachis ipaensis cultivar K30076 chromosome B02, Araip1.1, whole genome shotgun sequence:
- the LOC107625772 gene encoding flagellar radial spoke protein 5 isoform X2: MSELLMRLPLSKFTFSGNGTVRARRYKHASSCQCVLTEDKRRIVVKNGKDALDICRVVNGMWQTSGGWGRIERDGAVDAMLRYADSGLTTFDMADIYGPAEDLYGIFINRVRRERPPEFLEKVRGLTKWVPPPVKMTRSFVSDSINVSRKRMDVDSLDMLQFHWWDYSNPGYLDALKHLTDLKDEGKIKTVALTNFDTERLQIILENEIPVVSNQVQHSIVDMRPQQRMAELCQLSGVKLITYGTVMGGLLSEKFLDTNISIPFAGPALNTPSLQKYKRMIDAWGGWGLFQGLLRSLKQVANKHGVSIPTVAVKYILDQPAVGGSMVGVRLGLSDHIDDCNAIFSLVLDEDDVNSIKEASAKGKDLLKVIGDCGDEYRRA, from the exons ATGTCTGAGTTATTGATGCGGCTTCCTTTGAGCAAATTTACTTTCAGTGGGAATGGAACAGTAAGGGCTAGGAGATATAAGCATGCGAGTTCATGCCAGTGTGTGCTAACAGAGGATAAGCGAAGGATTGTTGTGAAGAATGGGAAGGATGCGTTGGATATATGTCGCGTTGTTAATGGGATGTGGCAGACGAGTGGTGGGTGGGGAAGAATTGAGAGGGATGGTGCTGTTGATGCTATGCTTAGATATGCTGATTCTGGGTTAACCACTTTTGATATGGCTGATATAT ATGGGCCTGCTGAAGATCTATATGGCATTTTCATCAACCGAGTTCGTCGTGAGCGTCCACCAGAATTCTTGGAGAAGGTCAGAGG TCTCACTAAATGGGTACCGCCGCCAGTTAAGATGACAAGAAGCTTTGTTAGTGACAGCATTAATGTTTCTAGGAAGAGAATGGATGTGGATTCCTTGGACATGCTTCAGTTTCATTG GTGGGATTATTCAAATCCTGGCTACCTTGATGCACTAAAACACCTCACAGATTTGAAAGATGAAG GTAAGATCAAGACAGTGGCTTTGACAAATTTTGATACAGAGAGATTACAAATTATTCTAGAAAATGAAATTCCTGTTGTAAGCAATCAG GTGCAACATTCAATTGTTGATATGCGTCCACAACAGAGAATGGCAGAGCTTTGTCAGCTTTCAGGAGTCAAACTTATAAC GTATGGGACGGTAATGGGTGGTCTTCTGTCTGAGAAGTTCCTTGACACCAACATATCTATTCCCTTTGCTGGTCCAGCATTAAACACTCCCTCCCTTCAAAAGTACAAAAGG ATGATAGATGCTTGGGGAGGATGGGGTTTGTTCCAGGGACTGCTAAGGTCGCTTAAACAAGTAGCTAATAAACACGGCGTTTCTATCCCAACTGTTGCCGTCAAGTACATTCTAGATCAG CCTGCAGTAGGAGGATCAATGGTTGGTGTTAGACTTGGGTTGTCGGATCATATTGATGACTGCAATGCTATCTTCTCGCTTGTACTGGATGAAGACGATGTAAACAGCATAAAAGAAGCCTCAGCAAAAGGAAAGGATCTGCTTAAAGTGATTGGAGATTGTGGAGATGAGTACAGGCGTGCATGA
- the LOC107625772 gene encoding flagellar radial spoke protein 5 isoform X1, with the protein MAAVVSHHHHHTLFFTTTCSKSSIRTTRRSSRANSVRCCSVTTTDNPTVKLSNGNDSLHICRVLNGMWQTSGGWGRIDRDDAVNAMLRYADAGLSTFDMADHYGPAEDLYGIFINRVRRERPPEFLEKVRGLTKWVPPPVKMTRSFVSDSINVSRKRMDVDSLDMLQFHWWDYSNPGYLDALKHLTDLKDEGKIKTVALTNFDTERLQIILENEIPVVSNQVQHSIVDMRPQQRMAELCQLSGVKLITYGTVMGGLLSEKFLDTNISIPFAGPALNTPSLQKYKRMIDAWGGWGLFQGLLRSLKQVANKHGVSIPTVAVKYILDQPAVGGSMVGVRLGLSDHIDDCNAIFSLVLDEDDVNSIKEASAKGKDLLKVIGDCGDEYRRA; encoded by the exons ATGGCAGCTGTAgtcagccaccaccaccaccacacccTATTCTTCACTACCACGTGCTCCAAATCTTCCATTAGAACCACCAGGAGAAGTTCGCGCGCAAACTCTGTTCGCTGCTGTTCCGTTACCACGACCGACAATCCAACCGTAAAGTTGAGCAACGGCAACGATTCCCTCCACATATGCAGAGTCCTCAACGGAATGTGGCAGACCAGCGGAGGCTGGGGCCGTATCGACCGAGACGATGCCGTCAACGCCATGCTCCGCTACGCCGACGCCGGTCTCTCCACCTTCGACATGGCCGATCACT ATGGGCCTGCTGAAGATCTATATGGCATTTTCATCAACCGAGTTCGTCGTGAGCGTCCACCAGAATTCTTGGAGAAGGTCAGAGG TCTCACTAAATGGGTACCGCCGCCAGTTAAGATGACAAGAAGCTTTGTTAGTGACAGCATTAATGTTTCTAGGAAGAGAATGGATGTGGATTCCTTGGACATGCTTCAGTTTCATTG GTGGGATTATTCAAATCCTGGCTACCTTGATGCACTAAAACACCTCACAGATTTGAAAGATGAAG GTAAGATCAAGACAGTGGCTTTGACAAATTTTGATACAGAGAGATTACAAATTATTCTAGAAAATGAAATTCCTGTTGTAAGCAATCAG GTGCAACATTCAATTGTTGATATGCGTCCACAACAGAGAATGGCAGAGCTTTGTCAGCTTTCAGGAGTCAAACTTATAAC GTATGGGACGGTAATGGGTGGTCTTCTGTCTGAGAAGTTCCTTGACACCAACATATCTATTCCCTTTGCTGGTCCAGCATTAAACACTCCCTCCCTTCAAAAGTACAAAAGG ATGATAGATGCTTGGGGAGGATGGGGTTTGTTCCAGGGACTGCTAAGGTCGCTTAAACAAGTAGCTAATAAACACGGCGTTTCTATCCCAACTGTTGCCGTCAAGTACATTCTAGATCAG CCTGCAGTAGGAGGATCAATGGTTGGTGTTAGACTTGGGTTGTCGGATCATATTGATGACTGCAATGCTATCTTCTCGCTTGTACTGGATGAAGACGATGTAAACAGCATAAAAGAAGCCTCAGCAAAAGGAAAGGATCTGCTTAAAGTGATTGGAGATTGTGGAGATGAGTACAGGCGTGCATGA